A single genomic interval of Spirosoma linguale DSM 74 harbors:
- a CDS encoding transcriptional regulator, MarR family (PFAM: regulatory protein MarR~SMART: regulatory protein MarR~KEGG: pfs:PFLU3267 homoprotocatechuate degradative operon repressor), translating into MFVETDKDSFDFTQFQAIRDRSIGRLFWRLKRFTSAFIEPRLHAIGFTDFKMSYLMFLANIEEGGTTNNELAKRACVTKQMMSKIVGLLEAEGYIYTQKNPSDSRSSIIFLNDRGKELFVSLKACMQEARDKFDSIVGHDRMEQVIDTMVELANKLENGEQ; encoded by the coding sequence ATGTTCGTGGAAACAGATAAAGATTCCTTTGATTTCACCCAATTTCAGGCGATTAGAGATCGGTCGATTGGACGTTTGTTCTGGCGGCTCAAACGATTTACGAGCGCCTTTATTGAGCCGCGTCTGCATGCCATAGGATTCACCGATTTCAAAATGAGTTACCTGATGTTCCTGGCGAACATTGAAGAGGGTGGAACAACTAACAATGAACTAGCAAAGCGGGCCTGCGTAACGAAACAGATGATGAGTAAAATCGTTGGGCTGCTCGAAGCGGAAGGCTATATTTATACGCAGAAAAACCCCAGCGATTCCCGTTCGAGCATCATCTTTCTCAACGACCGGGGCAAAGAACTGTTCGTATCCCTCAAAGCCTGTATGCAGGAAGCCCGAGATAAATTTGACAGTATTGTGGGCCACGACCGCATGGAACAAGTGATCGACACTATGGTCGAATTAGCCAATAAACTGGAAAACGGCGAACAATAG
- a CDS encoding conserved hypothetical protein (KEGG: avi:Avi_0507 hypothetical protein), which translates to MPQGDKSAYTDKQKRQAEHIEESYEKRGVPEEEAESRAWATVNKVSGGGKKSGSGRGHAENKEPEKKGGRKGGAASASRTPEERSASAKKAAATRKRNAAAD; encoded by the coding sequence ATGCCACAAGGAGATAAGTCAGCTTATACTGATAAGCAGAAACGACAGGCTGAACACATTGAGGAGAGTTACGAAAAGCGCGGAGTACCCGAAGAAGAAGCCGAAAGCCGTGCCTGGGCAACGGTAAACAAGGTATCGGGCGGGGGTAAAAAGAGCGGTTCCGGACGCGGACATGCCGAAAACAAAGAACCCGAAAAGAAAGGGGGTCGGAAAGGAGGTGCTGCATCGGCATCTCGTACGCCGGAAGAGCGGTCGGCATCAGCAAAAAAAGCAGCCGCCACCCGGAAGAGGAACGCGGCTGCTGATTGA
- a CDS encoding TonB family protein (TIGRFAM: TonB family protein~PFAM: Gram-negative tonB protein~KEGG: bur:Bcep18194_C7326 TonB-like protein), whose amino-acid sequence MRLSFLPLLLSISYTSFAQQPVFKAFETDTAAEPHGGMSFLTTFIQTNLRKPIAAEAKGVGGRSTLSGIVETDGRISEVKLLNSFRPDCDREALRVFKLFNAWKPAYKDGKPVRQEVIMPVLFKPNAPFVYINGAKVDYFERNNKPVLQDTSQAFYKRVTPVDTNGVSIGDIIVYEMKDKGWAEYFRLPFTTRKYYNYDMPARPLHSVGNQNYKQDWEGVVYVLDDTGKITRQSYYENGKRIGSELKYHLNGLVAEVDTKQDNKSTITTWYPNGQINQMKVVNGVQAFAQTDPEQVMSLWDSTGRQIVKDGKGQAIYQKLEKSYSDSTRHTLFIEQGAYENGYKQGIWTGRYADGSYFYEERLDKGICQGGKARTSGGDTLRYTIREQQPEFPGGMSGLGQFLSSNLRYPPKAQKANVEGQVAVSFVVCTDGTLCDYEILKSVNPDLDREAVRVVKKMNGLWKPGYQRGEKVRVKYNLPINFTLN is encoded by the coding sequence ATGCGACTATCTTTTCTTCCTCTCCTGCTCAGTATTAGTTACACTTCATTTGCGCAACAACCCGTTTTTAAGGCCTTCGAGACCGATACTGCTGCCGAACCTCATGGCGGCATGAGCTTTTTAACCACATTCATCCAGACTAACTTGCGAAAACCTATCGCTGCCGAAGCAAAAGGAGTTGGCGGTCGTTCAACCTTAAGCGGTATTGTCGAGACAGATGGGCGCATCAGCGAGGTGAAGCTCCTGAATTCTTTCCGACCTGATTGTGACCGGGAGGCTTTACGGGTGTTCAAACTCTTTAACGCCTGGAAACCGGCCTATAAAGATGGGAAACCCGTACGGCAAGAGGTGATCATGCCTGTGCTTTTCAAGCCGAATGCTCCGTTCGTTTATATAAATGGTGCAAAGGTTGATTATTTCGAACGTAATAATAAACCGGTTTTACAGGACACCAGTCAGGCGTTTTATAAACGAGTTACTCCTGTTGATACGAACGGTGTATCTATAGGTGATATCATAGTTTATGAAATGAAAGATAAAGGATGGGCTGAGTACTTTCGGTTACCCTTTACGACTAGAAAATATTATAATTATGATATGCCAGCTAGACCTCTTCACTCTGTTGGTAATCAGAATTATAAACAGGACTGGGAGGGTGTTGTGTATGTGCTGGATGACACCGGTAAGATTACTCGGCAGTCTTATTACGAAAATGGCAAACGTATAGGTTCTGAGTTAAAATACCATTTGAATGGCTTAGTTGCTGAAGTAGATACGAAACAGGATAATAAATCAACTATTACTACATGGTATCCGAATGGACAAATTAATCAGATGAAAGTAGTTAATGGTGTGCAAGCATTTGCACAGACCGATCCTGAGCAGGTAATGTCACTCTGGGACAGCACAGGCCGACAGATAGTAAAGGATGGCAAGGGACAAGCTATTTATCAGAAACTGGAGAAATCGTATAGTGACTCAACCCGGCACACACTCTTTATAGAGCAGGGAGCTTATGAGAACGGGTATAAACAAGGTATTTGGACAGGCCGCTATGCAGATGGCTCGTATTTCTACGAAGAACGGCTTGACAAGGGTATCTGCCAGGGTGGTAAGGCGCGAACGAGTGGGGGTGATACTTTGCGTTATACGATTAGAGAACAACAACCAGAATTTCCGGGTGGTATGTCTGGACTAGGTCAGTTTTTATCCAGCAATCTACGCTACCCGCCTAAAGCCCAAAAGGCAAACGTAGAAGGCCAGGTAGCAGTTAGTTTTGTGGTTTGTACCGACGGTACTTTATGTGATTATGAAATACTTAAAAGTGTAAACCCGGATTTAGACCGGGAAGCGGTACGAGTCGTAAAAAAAATGAACGGACTCTGGAAGCCTGGTTATCAGCGGGGCGAAAAGGTTAGGGTTAAATATAACTTACCAATCAATTTTACTTTGAATTAA
- a CDS encoding outer membrane efflux protein (PFAM: outer membrane efflux protein~KEGG: cko:CKO_04427 outer membrane channel protein) has protein sequence MTYRLYIVATILLTAGAGRAQTPSVQLPDDLRALVQQANTNYPSLKQQQQLIQAGDLRADIARTALRPNVNGTASYQYLTPVAKATLPVDGVNRTIQFQPNHNVNASLGVGQTIYDWGRTNAAVQQAADNVQVLRRGLEITQQTLAYQVAAAYYGVGFLQRSLSVQDSVIQTAGANVRLLTTRLQNGDALEYDVLTQQVRVKTAQNRKIEIQNQLERQLAFLTYLTGNPNPDVSRAMSQFNLEASGGRVTTQPFLMADGPNPLASNKDVQLAQDRVRQAETDILVSDLSGRPNLSFSGSAGYRNGYLPEINTPRFNIAAGVSLTVPIYAGKRYQLQNQAAQLNLNASRYAVENANAQVRQTIAQLNADIRSNQSRLTNLETQVLQAQKALQIANARLRNGVITNVELQSAETGVEEAELGRLNFQYQLMLNQLELKRLLGEPLL, from the coding sequence ATGACTTACAGACTTTACATAGTAGCGACTATACTACTCACCGCCGGGGCGGGTCGGGCACAAACCCCGTCGGTGCAACTACCCGACGACCTTCGGGCGCTGGTTCAGCAGGCAAACACCAACTACCCCAGCCTGAAGCAACAGCAGCAGCTTATTCAGGCGGGTGACCTACGGGCAGATATTGCCCGTACGGCGCTTCGGCCCAACGTGAACGGGACAGCGTCTTATCAATACCTTACGCCCGTTGCCAAAGCTACGCTACCGGTAGACGGTGTGAACCGGACTATTCAGTTTCAGCCCAATCACAATGTAAATGCCTCACTTGGTGTTGGACAAACCATTTACGACTGGGGCCGTACCAACGCAGCGGTTCAGCAGGCGGCCGATAACGTGCAGGTGCTCCGGCGGGGTCTCGAAATTACACAGCAAACGCTGGCCTATCAGGTCGCTGCGGCTTACTATGGCGTCGGGTTTCTGCAACGGAGTTTGTCGGTACAGGATTCAGTTATTCAGACCGCCGGTGCCAATGTGCGACTTTTGACAACACGTCTGCAAAACGGCGATGCGCTGGAATATGATGTACTAACCCAGCAGGTACGGGTAAAAACGGCGCAAAACCGGAAAATTGAAATTCAGAATCAGTTGGAGCGTCAACTGGCTTTTCTGACTTACCTGACCGGCAATCCCAATCCGGATGTAAGCCGGGCGATGAGCCAGTTCAACCTGGAAGCGTCGGGTGGTCGTGTAACAACGCAACCGTTTCTAATGGCCGATGGACCGAACCCGCTGGCAAGCAATAAAGATGTGCAACTGGCGCAGGATCGGGTTCGGCAGGCCGAAACGGACATTCTGGTATCGGACTTATCCGGCCGTCCGAACCTGAGTTTTTCGGGTTCGGCAGGCTACCGCAACGGGTATCTGCCAGAGATCAATACCCCTCGCTTCAACATAGCCGCAGGCGTGTCGCTAACCGTTCCTATTTATGCCGGTAAGCGGTACCAACTGCAAAACCAGGCGGCTCAACTCAACCTGAACGCCAGCCGCTACGCCGTCGAGAACGCTAATGCTCAAGTGAGGCAGACTATTGCGCAACTCAACGCCGACATTCGCAGCAACCAATCCCGCCTTACCAACCTCGAAACGCAGGTGTTACAGGCACAAAAAGCGCTTCAGATTGCCAACGCCCGGCTGCGAAATGGGGTCATTACCAATGTTGAGTTACAGAGTGCCGAAACGGGTGTGGAAGAAGCCGAACTAGGTCGATTAAATTTTCAATATCAGCTAATGCTCAATCAGCTTGAATTAAAACGATTGCTGGGTGAACCGTTGCTATAG
- a CDS encoding TonB family protein (TIGRFAM: TonB family protein~PFAM: Gram-negative tonB protein~KEGG: noc:Noc_0395 hypothetical protein), giving the protein MKFYATLFLFLCTFSVFAQTTVYQAFEADSAAEPRGGMPYVTTFLQANLRKPIAAEAQGVGGRVVVTGIVEPDGRITDVKVANKFRPDCDREAVRVFTLFNAWKPGYKAGKPIRQYVNIPVTFKPNPPFLYENGARVSYFDKDDKLIADSSKAQYKQLVPVDSLGIPSGDIIVYKTKGKGWKEETRMPLIRKEGSVRGPSGKTEYLIGYQDGIIQWNGLLVSIDDKGAILRQTYFQDGKRSGTELVYHPNGSVSEKIEEFDDKYVTTSWYPNGQIRQIQSSAKPKPNVPMPPDHVLAYWEDTGRQLIKDGAGRATYQTQVPLPADSTKFIAFVEEGQYQNGFKEGVWKGRYADGSYSYEEQYDKGVCQTGKARQADGTELRYTEVQKQAEFKGGMPALGQFLASNLRYPADAQRARVQGKVFITFVVNTDGTIADARVLKGVGYGADEEALRVVKAMSGRWNPGLLRGKPIRVKYNLPINFTFN; this is encoded by the coding sequence ATGAAATTCTACGCCACACTCTTCCTTTTTCTTTGCACCTTTTCTGTTTTCGCTCAAACAACAGTTTATCAGGCGTTTGAGGCTGATAGTGCCGCCGAACCCCGTGGCGGTATGCCGTATGTAACCACATTTCTTCAGGCAAACCTACGCAAACCAATCGCTGCGGAAGCCCAGGGCGTTGGCGGGCGTGTTGTTGTGACGGGTATCGTTGAACCCGATGGGCGCATCACCGATGTTAAAGTTGCCAATAAATTTCGACCGGATTGCGATCGGGAAGCTGTGCGCGTATTTACCCTTTTTAATGCCTGGAAACCGGGCTACAAAGCGGGAAAGCCCATTCGGCAGTATGTAAATATTCCGGTCACGTTCAAGCCTAACCCTCCCTTTTTGTATGAAAACGGCGCTCGTGTGAGCTACTTCGACAAGGATGATAAACTCATTGCCGATAGCAGTAAGGCACAATACAAGCAACTTGTGCCGGTCGATTCGTTAGGCATACCCAGTGGAGATATTATTGTGTATAAAACAAAGGGTAAAGGTTGGAAAGAGGAAACCCGTATGCCCCTGATTCGCAAAGAAGGTAGCGTTCGCGGGCCGTCGGGTAAAACCGAATACCTGATTGGCTACCAGGATGGGATCATTCAATGGAATGGTCTGCTGGTTAGTATCGATGATAAAGGAGCCATTCTTCGGCAGACCTATTTTCAGGACGGAAAACGGTCGGGTACCGAACTGGTCTATCACCCGAATGGCTCGGTGTCCGAAAAAATCGAGGAGTTTGATGATAAATACGTAACTACTTCGTGGTACCCAAACGGGCAGATCCGGCAAATTCAATCCAGTGCCAAACCAAAGCCCAACGTACCCATGCCGCCCGATCATGTGCTGGCTTATTGGGAAGATACGGGCCGTCAACTGATAAAGGACGGTGCTGGCCGGGCTACTTATCAAACCCAAGTCCCGTTGCCTGCCGATTCAACGAAGTTCATTGCTTTTGTTGAAGAAGGCCAGTACCAAAACGGCTTTAAGGAAGGTGTCTGGAAAGGTCGTTACGCCGATGGCTCCTATTCCTACGAAGAGCAGTATGATAAAGGAGTCTGCCAAACAGGTAAAGCCCGGCAGGCCGATGGTACCGAATTGCGGTATACGGAGGTGCAGAAGCAGGCAGAATTCAAGGGAGGGATGCCCGCACTGGGACAGTTTCTGGCCTCTAATCTGCGTTACCCCGCCGACGCTCAGCGAGCCAGGGTGCAGGGCAAAGTGTTTATAACCTTTGTGGTCAATACGGATGGCACTATTGCCGACGCCAGGGTTTTGAAGGGAGTAGGGTACGGCGCGGATGAAGAAGCATTGCGGGTTGTAAAAGCCATGAGCGGACGGTGGAACCCCGGCCTGTTGCGGGGGAAGCCCATTCGGGTAAAGTACAATCTGCCCATTAATTTTACTTTCAATTAA
- a CDS encoding 2-phosphosulfolactate phosphatase (PFAM: 2-phosphosulfolactate phosphatase~KEGG: abo:ABO_2222 phosphoric monoester hydrolase), with protein sequence MKQIDVCLTPELLHLHTVENTIVVVADVFRATSCMVTAFAYGVNSIIPVATIEECRDWQERGYLAAAERNAQRVDGFELDNSPFTYMDEQIRGANVAMTTTNGTLAITKSRSAVKVLVGSFLNLDAIARFLQSERYDVMVLCAGWKGRVNMEDTLFAGALVDRLKDSYAMAEDSAIMSWRLYCQGKDNLPSYLANSSHIRRLQRLGIQKDITYCLQHDLYDVVPVLRGNALVSMQV encoded by the coding sequence ATGAAACAAATTGACGTTTGCTTAACCCCGGAATTGTTACACCTCCACACCGTTGAAAATACAATCGTTGTGGTGGCGGATGTTTTTCGGGCTACATCGTGCATGGTGACGGCCTTCGCCTATGGCGTAAACAGCATCATTCCGGTGGCTACCATTGAGGAATGCCGCGACTGGCAGGAGCGAGGGTATCTAGCCGCTGCCGAACGGAATGCCCAACGTGTAGATGGGTTCGAGCTGGATAACTCGCCCTTCACGTACATGGACGAACAGATTCGGGGAGCCAATGTCGCCATGACCACGACCAACGGAACCCTGGCCATCACCAAATCGCGGTCGGCGGTGAAGGTGCTCGTGGGGTCATTTCTGAATCTGGACGCTATTGCCCGCTTTTTACAAAGCGAGCGCTACGATGTAATGGTACTGTGCGCGGGCTGGAAAGGCCGCGTCAACATGGAAGATACCCTCTTTGCCGGGGCGCTGGTAGATCGGCTGAAAGACAGCTACGCGATGGCCGAAGATAGCGCCATTATGTCGTGGCGGCTCTATTGCCAGGGGAAAGACAATTTGCCAAGCTACCTGGCCAATTCATCGCACATCCGTCGGTTGCAGCGGCTGGGTATCCAGAAAGATATTACCTACTGTTTACAGCACGATCTGTACGACGTTGTTCCAGTTTTGCGGGGCAACGCGCTGGTGAGCATGCAGGTTTGA
- a CDS encoding phosphopantetheine-binding protein (PFAM: phosphopantetheine-binding~KEGG: vei:Veis_3249 acyl carrier protein), whose amino-acid sequence MKKRVIDILKEFGVPESSITDQTHFARDLGMDSLDSVDLIMQLEREFGIRIPDEDHYKLTTLQDVLTYLEAEQAATA is encoded by the coding sequence ATGAAAAAGCGAGTAATTGACATTCTGAAGGAATTTGGCGTACCCGAATCATCAATCACAGACCAAACCCATTTCGCACGCGATTTAGGAATGGATAGCCTCGACAGTGTTGACTTAATCATGCAACTGGAGCGGGAGTTTGGCATTCGCATTCCAGATGAAGATCATTACAAGCTAACCACTCTGCAGGATGTATTGACGTACCTCGAAGCCGAACAGGCTGCAACAGCCTAA
- a CDS encoding drug resistance transporter, EmrB/QacA subfamily (TIGRFAM: drug resistance transporter, EmrB/QacA subfamily~PFAM: major facilitator superfamily MFS_1~KEGG: gur:Gura_2706 EmrB/QacA family drug resistance transporter), translating into MATQPLALPTQAAMPTGFKKWIIVVTAISAAIIELIDTSIVNVGLTDIAGNLGVTVEDVSWVVTAYAIANVIVIPMTGFLQRYFGRKNYYIGSIILFTVASYGCGFADNLWTLVAFRFLQGIGGGALLSTSQGLMFDAFPPSQRPLASALFGMGIVLGPTLGPTLGGFIIDNYHWSWMFYINVPIGIAAVMLSLAFIDKKADELNIDRKSIQIDQMGILLLAVGIGSLQYVLERGEADDWFDSNVIMWLAVAAAIAIPAFIFWELKGTKEPVVDLRTFKNRNLAIGSILMVVIGYGLFTSVLLYPLFAQRIVGLTATQTGKLLIPGGIVTLPMFAIVGRLLAKGQSPRTLVAVGYVAFASFCFMMATYNMNASNGDFITALIIRGIGLAFVNVPLINQSVATLEPRQLPTGIAIVNMMRQVGGAFGVAITNTYVTQRTAVHRGDLVSNLQPGEMLTMERLNAITQGLIAKGVNSFDAVTNAYKTMDLIISRQALMISYLDTFRLAGLFFVVSFPLLFLLKSKKMDAAAAKAVADAAH; encoded by the coding sequence ATGGCAACTCAACCACTGGCTCTCCCGACGCAGGCGGCAATGCCCACTGGATTTAAAAAGTGGATTATTGTCGTGACCGCTATTTCGGCCGCCATTATTGAATTAATTGATACCTCAATCGTGAACGTCGGCCTGACCGACATTGCGGGGAACCTCGGCGTTACGGTCGAAGATGTATCGTGGGTAGTAACAGCCTATGCCATTGCCAACGTTATCGTCATTCCAATGACGGGCTTTTTGCAGCGGTATTTCGGTCGAAAAAATTATTACATCGGGTCCATTATCCTGTTTACCGTAGCTTCTTACGGCTGTGGTTTTGCTGATAATTTATGGACGCTGGTCGCCTTCCGATTTTTGCAGGGCATTGGAGGGGGCGCGTTACTGTCAACTTCACAAGGTCTGATGTTCGATGCGTTTCCGCCGTCGCAACGTCCGCTGGCTTCGGCTCTGTTTGGGATGGGCATCGTACTCGGCCCAACGCTTGGCCCAACGCTCGGTGGGTTTATTATCGACAATTACCACTGGAGCTGGATGTTTTACATCAACGTACCCATTGGTATTGCAGCGGTTATGCTGAGTCTGGCATTCATCGACAAGAAAGCAGATGAACTGAACATTGACCGAAAATCCATTCAGATCGACCAGATGGGTATTCTTCTGCTGGCCGTTGGTATTGGTAGTCTGCAATACGTACTGGAACGGGGCGAAGCCGATGACTGGTTCGACAGTAACGTGATTATGTGGCTGGCGGTGGCCGCTGCCATAGCGATTCCGGCGTTCATTTTTTGGGAACTTAAAGGAACGAAAGAGCCGGTAGTGGACCTCCGAACGTTCAAGAATCGAAACCTGGCCATCGGTTCCATTCTGATGGTCGTGATTGGGTACGGCCTCTTTACGTCGGTTTTGCTTTACCCGCTTTTTGCCCAGCGTATTGTAGGGTTAACGGCTACGCAAACCGGTAAACTCCTCATTCCGGGTGGTATCGTTACCTTACCGATGTTCGCCATTGTCGGGCGGTTGCTTGCCAAAGGACAGTCGCCCAGAACACTCGTGGCGGTGGGGTACGTTGCATTCGCGTCGTTCTGTTTCATGATGGCGACTTACAACATGAATGCGTCGAACGGCGACTTTATTACGGCGCTTATCATTCGGGGGATCGGGCTGGCCTTTGTGAACGTGCCGCTTATTAACCAGTCGGTAGCAACGCTGGAGCCGCGCCAGTTACCAACCGGCATTGCCATTGTGAACATGATGCGTCAGGTGGGGGGTGCTTTCGGGGTTGCCATTACTAACACCTACGTTACCCAACGCACGGCAGTACACCGGGGCGACCTGGTATCGAACCTGCAACCGGGTGAAATGCTCACGATGGAACGGCTCAATGCCATTACGCAGGGGTTAATCGCCAAAGGTGTCAACTCCTTCGATGCGGTGACGAACGCGTATAAAACGATGGATTTGATCATTTCCCGGCAAGCGCTGATGATCTCCTACCTGGATACGTTCAGGCTGGCGGGCCTGTTCTTTGTCGTCTCGTTTCCGCTGTTATTCTTACTCAAAAGTAAAAAGATGGACGCGGCTGCTGCCAAAGCGGTTGCCGATGCCGCCCACTGA
- a CDS encoding glycine cleavage system T protein (TIGRFAM: glycine cleavage system T protein~PFAM: glycine cleavage T protein (aminomethyl transferase); Glycine cleavage T-protein barrel~KEGG: ade:Adeh_1245 glycine cleavage system aminomethyltransferase T), giving the protein MSLKQVPLHHIHQQLGAKIVPFAGFEMPVRYSSDLDEHNTVRNAVGMFDVSHMGEFILKGEGALDLIQRVSANDASILFDGKVQYSYLPNGRGGIVDDLLVYRISATEYMLVVNASNIEKDWNWISQYASDYALTMVNVSDDMCLFAVQGPLAAKALQSLTPADLESMDYYTFEKTDFAGYANVIVSATGYTGAGGFEIYVSNHQAEGVWNAIMEAAGPFGIKPIGLGARDTLRLEMGYNLYGNDITDETSPIEAGLGWVTKFTHDFIDADVLKAQKQQGIPRKLVGFELLDRGVPRGHYELTDADGNTIGEVTSGTQSPTLGKGVGLGYIQTAFSKPGTEIFVKVRDRLLKAQVVKPPFVKKS; this is encoded by the coding sequence ATGTCGCTTAAGCAAGTTCCCCTTCATCATATCCATCAGCAGTTAGGTGCGAAGATCGTACCGTTTGCGGGTTTCGAGATGCCCGTTCGCTACTCCTCCGATCTCGATGAACACAATACCGTTCGGAACGCCGTTGGTATGTTCGATGTCTCGCACATGGGCGAATTCATCCTGAAAGGGGAGGGCGCGCTCGACCTCATTCAGCGGGTGTCGGCCAACGACGCCAGTATTCTGTTCGATGGTAAAGTGCAGTACAGCTACCTGCCTAACGGGCGTGGTGGTATTGTCGATGACCTGCTGGTGTATCGGATCAGTGCTACCGAATACATGCTCGTCGTGAATGCGTCAAACATCGAAAAAGACTGGAACTGGATTAGCCAGTACGCGTCGGATTATGCCCTTACAATGGTAAATGTATCCGACGATATGTGTTTGTTTGCCGTTCAGGGTCCACTGGCCGCCAAAGCGTTACAGTCCCTGACCCCGGCCGATCTGGAGTCGATGGATTATTATACATTCGAGAAAACTGATTTTGCCGGGTATGCCAATGTTATCGTATCGGCAACGGGCTATACGGGGGCGGGTGGTTTTGAGATTTACGTGTCGAACCACCAGGCCGAGGGTGTCTGGAACGCTATAATGGAAGCCGCCGGGCCTTTTGGTATCAAACCCATTGGCTTGGGTGCCCGCGACACACTCCGCCTTGAAATGGGTTACAACCTCTACGGTAACGACATCACCGACGAAACCTCGCCCATTGAAGCGGGTTTAGGCTGGGTGACTAAGTTTACCCATGATTTTATCGATGCCGATGTGCTGAAAGCGCAGAAACAGCAGGGTATACCGCGTAAGCTGGTTGGCTTTGAACTCCTCGACCGGGGCGTTCCGCGCGGTCATTATGAACTCACCGATGCCGACGGTAACACCATTGGCGAGGTAACATCCGGCACGCAGTCGCCTACACTTGGTAAGGGTGTCGGTCTGGGCTATATCCAGACGGCGTTCAGCAAACCGGGAACGGAAATCTTCGTTAAAGTGCGCGACCGGCTGTTGAAAGCCCAGGTCGTTAAACCTCCTTTCGTGAAAAAATCATAA
- a CDS encoding secretion protein HlyD family protein (PFAM: secretion protein HlyD family protein~KEGG: vfi:VF_0878 EmrKY-TolC multidrug resistance efflux pump, membrane fusion protein component) produces the protein MATLTEPMATTDEKSGIKAYLPRIIIALVLLVGGYFGYKAYVHSQQYETTDNAQIEGNSAPVLARVAGYVTAVNVDDYANVKRGQPLVTIDPQEYDVALAQAEADYQQSLADLENARADLQNAQANARNVAQNTRVALSNAQVQAARRDKSRQDLQRDQNLYKEQSLTRKQLEDSQNNADVQGRQYEANVEQINLAKTSQGVAQAGIAKAQANIQKIQAVLKVKQAAIDNAKLRVGYARLAAPIAGKIGRKNVVVGQYVQPGQNLFTIVADSTFWVVANFKETQLEKMQLGQAVDIKLDAYPDLDIKGRISSLSDATGARFALLPADNASGNFVKITQRVPVKIEILNPEKYKDQLRAGLSVDAEVRVAN, from the coding sequence ATGGCAACACTAACCGAACCAATGGCAACCACTGACGAAAAAAGCGGAATTAAAGCCTACTTACCCCGTATCATCATAGCCCTCGTTTTACTCGTTGGGGGTTATTTTGGCTACAAAGCTTACGTGCACAGCCAGCAATACGAAACCACCGACAACGCCCAGATAGAAGGTAACTCAGCGCCCGTGCTGGCCCGGGTAGCCGGTTACGTTACGGCCGTAAATGTGGACGACTATGCCAACGTGAAACGCGGTCAGCCGCTGGTCACCATCGACCCTCAGGAATACGATGTAGCCCTGGCACAAGCCGAAGCCGATTATCAGCAATCGCTGGCCGACCTCGAAAATGCCCGCGCCGATTTGCAGAATGCGCAGGCCAACGCCCGCAACGTAGCCCAGAACACCCGCGTAGCCCTTTCGAACGCGCAGGTGCAGGCTGCCCGGCGCGATAAATCAAGGCAGGATTTGCAGCGCGACCAGAATCTATACAAAGAGCAGTCACTAACGCGCAAACAACTGGAAGATTCGCAGAATAATGCCGACGTGCAGGGACGTCAGTATGAGGCCAACGTTGAGCAGATCAACCTGGCCAAAACCTCGCAGGGTGTTGCACAGGCCGGTATTGCGAAAGCACAAGCCAATATTCAGAAAATTCAGGCTGTGCTAAAAGTAAAGCAAGCGGCCATTGACAACGCTAAACTTCGTGTAGGTTACGCCCGTCTGGCGGCTCCGATTGCGGGTAAAATCGGTCGTAAAAACGTAGTGGTCGGCCAGTATGTGCAGCCCGGTCAGAACCTGTTCACCATCGTTGCCGATTCGACCTTCTGGGTTGTTGCTAACTTCAAGGAAACGCAGCTGGAAAAAATGCAGCTTGGTCAGGCCGTCGACATTAAGCTCGACGCCTATCCTGACCTCGACATCAAGGGCCGAATTTCGTCTTTGTCAGATGCCACCGGAGCGCGGTTTGCGTTGCTTCCAGCCGACAATGCCTCGGGCAACTTCGTTAAAATCACGCAGCGGGTGCCGGTAAAGATCGAGATCCTGAATCCGGAGAAATACAAAGATCAACTGCGGGCGGGCCTGAGCGTAGACGCTGAGGTACGAGTCGCTAATTAA